The following coding sequences are from one Hippopotamus amphibius kiboko isolate mHipAmp2 chromosome 9, mHipAmp2.hap2, whole genome shotgun sequence window:
- the KCNJ5 gene encoding G protein-activated inward rectifier potassium channel 4: MAGDSRNAMNQDMEIGVTPRDPKKIPKQARDYIPIATDRTRPLAEGKKPRQRYMEKSGKCNVHHGNVQETYRYLSDLFTTLVDLKWRFNLLVFTMVYTVTWLFFGFIWWLIAYIRGDLDHVGDREWIPCVENLSGFVSAFLFSIETETTIGYGFRVITEKCPEGIILLLVQAILGSIVNAFMVGCMFVKISQPKKRAETLMFSNNAVISLRDEKLCLMFRVGDLRNSHIVEASIRAKLIKSRQTKEGEFIPLNQTDINVGFDTGDDRLFLVSPLIISHEINEKSPFWEMSRAQLNQEEFEIVVILEGMVEATGMTCQARSSYMDTEVLWGHRFTPVLTLEKGFYEVDYNTFHDTYETNTPSCCAKELAEMKREGRLLQYLPSPPLPGGCAGAELDAEAEQDREEEPEGLSGFRETRGSV; this comes from the exons ATGGCTGGCGATTCTAGGAATGCCATGAACCAGGATATGGAGATTGGGGTCACTCCCAGGGACCCTAAAAAGATTCCCAAGCAGGCCCGCGATTATATCCCCATCGCCACCGACCGCACACGCCCGCTGGCAGAGGGCAAGAAGCCCCGGCAGCGCTACATGGAGAAGAGCGGCAAGTGCAACGTCCACCACGGCAACGTCCAGGAGACCTACCGCTACCTGAGTGACCTCTTCACCACCCTGGTGGACCTCAAGTGGCGCTTCAACCTGCTTGTCTTCACCATGGTCTACACGGTCACCTGGCTGTTCTTTGGATTCATCTGGTGGCTCATTGCTTACATCCGGGGTGACCTGGACCACGTTGGGGACCGAGAGTGGATCCCTTGTGTCGAAAACCTCAGCGGCTTCGTGTCTGCCTTCCTGTTCTCCATCGAGACCGAGACCACCATTGGGTACGGCTTTCGGGTGATCACGGAGAAGTGTCCAGAAGGCATCATCCTCCTGCTGGTCCAGGCCATCCTTGGCTCCATCGTCAACGCCTTCATGGTGGGGTGCATGTTCGTCAAGATCAGCCAACCCAAGAAGAGAGCAGAGACCCTGATGTTCTCCAACAATGCTGTCATCTCCCTGCGCGACGAGAAGCTCTGCCTGATGTTCCGGGTGGGCGACCTACGCAACTCGCACATCGTGGAGGCCTCCATCCGCGCCAAGCTCATCAAGTCCCGGCAGACCAAGGAGGGGGAATTCATCCCACTGAACCAGACCGACATCAACGTGGGCTTCGACACGGGGGATGACCGCCTCTTCCTGGTGTCCCCGCTCATCATCTCTCACGAGATCAACGAAAAGAGCCCTTTCTGGGAGATGTCGCGGGCCCAGCTGAATCAGGAGGAGTTTGAAATTGTGGTCATCCTGGAAGGGATGGTGGAGGCAACAG GCATGACTTGCCAAGCACGGAGCTCCTACATGGATACAGAGGTGCTCTGGGGCCACCGATTCACACCAGTCCTCACCTTGGAAAAGGGCTTCTATGAAGTGGACTACAACACCTTCCATGACACCTATGAAACCAACACACCCAGCTGCTGTGCCAAGGAGCTGGCAGAAATGAAGCGGGAAGGCCGGCTCCTGCAGTACCTCCCAAGCCCCCCACTTCCAGGAGGCTGTGCTGGAGCAGAACTGGATGCAGAGGCTGAGCAGGACAGAGAGGAAGAGCCTGAGGGTCTGAGTGGGTTCCGGGAGACCAGGGGCTCGGTGTGA